A single genomic interval of Streptomyces graminofaciens harbors:
- a CDS encoding ABC transporter ATP-binding protein, whose amino-acid sequence MLIRLLRTYLRPYKKPIALLVLLQFVQTCATLYLPTLNADIIDNGVVEGDTGYILSFGALMIGVSLVQVVCNMGAVYYGARTASAVGRDIRAGVFDRVQSFSAREVGHFGAPSLITRTTNDVQQVQMLTLMTFTLVVSAPIMCVGGIVLALGLDVPLSGVLLAVVPVLGVSVSLIVRRLRPLFRTMQERLDTVNQVLREQITGNRVIRAFVKDDYEKDRFRKANVELTDVSLGTGRMLALMFPIVMTVINFSSIAVVWFGAHRIDSGGMEIGALTAFLAYLMQIVMAVMMATFMFMMMPRAEVCAERIQEVLDTETSVVPPVEPVRELRRSGFLEIRGAGFRYPGAEEPVLKAIEVVARPGETTAFIGSTGSGKSTLLGLVPRLFDVTEGEVLVDGVDVRTLDPQLLARTVSLVPQKPYLFSGTVATNLRYGNPDATDEELWHALEVAQAKEFVSNLENGLDSPIAQGGTNVSGGQRQRLAIARTLVQRPEIYLFDDSFSALDYATDAALRSALSRETAEATVVIVAQRVATIRDADRIVVLDEGRVVGTGRHHELMADNETYREIVLSQLTEAEAA is encoded by the coding sequence GTGCTCATACGACTACTACGGACGTATCTCCGCCCGTACAAGAAACCCATCGCCCTGCTGGTGCTGCTGCAGTTCGTGCAGACCTGCGCCACGCTCTACCTGCCCACTCTCAACGCGGACATCATCGACAACGGTGTCGTCGAGGGCGACACCGGCTACATCCTGTCCTTCGGGGCCCTGATGATCGGCGTCTCGCTGGTGCAGGTCGTCTGCAACATGGGGGCCGTGTACTACGGCGCCCGTACCGCGTCGGCGGTCGGCCGGGACATCCGGGCAGGCGTCTTCGACCGGGTCCAGTCGTTCTCGGCACGTGAGGTCGGTCACTTCGGGGCGCCTTCGCTGATCACGCGGACGACGAACGACGTCCAGCAGGTGCAGATGCTCACCCTGATGACGTTCACGCTGGTGGTGTCGGCGCCGATCATGTGCGTCGGCGGCATCGTGCTGGCGCTCGGGCTGGACGTGCCGCTGTCGGGGGTGCTGCTGGCGGTCGTTCCGGTGCTCGGTGTCTCCGTGAGCCTGATCGTGCGCCGGCTGCGCCCGCTGTTCCGCACGATGCAGGAGCGGCTCGACACCGTGAACCAGGTGCTGCGCGAGCAGATCACTGGCAACCGTGTCATCCGTGCCTTCGTGAAGGACGACTACGAGAAGGACCGCTTCCGCAAGGCGAACGTCGAGCTGACGGACGTGTCCCTGGGAACGGGCCGGATGCTGGCGCTGATGTTCCCGATCGTGATGACGGTCATCAACTTCTCGTCGATCGCGGTGGTCTGGTTCGGCGCCCATCGGATCGACAGCGGCGGGATGGAGATCGGCGCCCTCACCGCGTTCCTCGCCTATCTGATGCAGATCGTCATGGCTGTGATGATGGCCACTTTCATGTTCATGATGATGCCGCGCGCCGAGGTGTGCGCCGAGCGCATCCAGGAGGTGCTCGACACCGAGACCAGTGTCGTACCGCCCGTCGAGCCCGTACGGGAGCTGCGGCGGAGCGGGTTCCTGGAGATCCGGGGCGCGGGATTCAGGTATCCGGGTGCCGAGGAGCCGGTGCTCAAGGCCATCGAGGTCGTGGCGCGGCCGGGTGAGACGACCGCCTTCATCGGGTCCACGGGCAGCGGGAAGTCTACGCTGCTCGGGCTGGTGCCCCGGCTGTTCGACGTCACCGAGGGCGAGGTGCTCGTGGACGGCGTGGACGTACGGACGCTGGATCCCCAGCTGCTGGCCAGGACGGTGAGCCTGGTGCCGCAGAAGCCGTACCTCTTCTCCGGGACGGTGGCGACGAATCTGCGGTACGGCAATCCGGACGCCACCGACGAGGAGCTGTGGCACGCGCTGGAGGTCGCGCAGGCGAAGGAGTTCGTGTCCAACCTCGAGAACGGGCTGGACTCCCCCATCGCGCAGGGCGGGACCAATGTGTCGGGCGGGCAGCGGCAGCGGCTCGCGATCGCGCGGACGCTGGTGCAGCGCCCGGAGATCTATCTGTTCGACGACTCGTTCTCCGCGCTCGACTACGCGACGGACGCGGCCCTGCGGTCGGCCCTGTCCCGCGAGACCGCCGAGGCGACCGTCGTGATCGTCGCCCAGCGTGTGGCGACCATCCGGGACGCCGACCGGATCGTGGTCCTCGACGAGGGCCGGGTCGTCGGCACCGGACGCCACCACGAGCTGATGGCGGACAACGAGACGTACCGCGAGATCGTCCTCTCCCAGCTCACGGAAGCGGAGGCAGCCTGA